A stretch of the Nitrospirota bacterium genome encodes the following:
- the galU gene encoding UTP--glucose-1-phosphate uridylyltransferase GalU produces MSRSEIRKAVIPAAGLGTRFLPATKASPKEMLPLVDKPLIQYVVEEAVASGIQDIIVITGRGKRAIEDHFDRSFELEENLKGSGKAQVLSQIRRISNLANFCYVRQSEALGLGHAVLCAQHLIGDEPFAVILGDEIIDAPTPALAQLIHVYKKRKGAVLGVQEVPRSEVSRYGIIAPRRLAPGLHRVEDLVEKPAPADAPSLYAVIGRYVLPPEIFPILRKTQPGKNGEIQLTDALRQLAKQSPMFAHEVQGQRHDAGDKLGFLIATVEFALKNPSLGPPFSDYLKRLRLHAGGPRA; encoded by the coding sequence ATGTCCCGTTCGGAGATCCGCAAAGCCGTCATCCCCGCCGCCGGCCTCGGCACGCGGTTCCTTCCGGCCACCAAAGCCTCGCCCAAGGAAATGTTGCCGCTCGTCGATAAACCGCTGATCCAGTACGTCGTCGAGGAGGCGGTCGCATCCGGCATTCAAGACATCATCGTGATCACCGGACGCGGCAAGCGTGCGATCGAAGACCACTTCGACCGCTCGTTCGAACTCGAAGAAAATCTGAAAGGGAGCGGCAAGGCTCAGGTGCTCAGCCAGATCCGACGCATTTCCAACCTGGCGAACTTCTGCTACGTCCGCCAGTCGGAGGCGCTGGGTTTGGGCCACGCCGTGCTGTGCGCGCAACATCTGATCGGCGACGAGCCCTTCGCCGTCATCCTGGGCGATGAGATCATCGACGCTCCGACGCCGGCGCTGGCTCAACTCATCCATGTCTACAAGAAGCGGAAAGGCGCCGTCTTGGGAGTGCAGGAAGTGCCCCGGAGCGAGGTCAGCCGCTACGGCATCATCGCGCCGCGGCGTCTGGCGCCCGGACTGCATCGCGTCGAGGACCTCGTCGAGAAGCCCGCGCCGGCCGACGCGCCGTCCCTCTACGCGGTGATCGGGCGCTATGTGCTGCCGCCCGAGATCTTCCCGATCCTGCGCAAAACGCAGCCGGGCAAGAACGGAGAGATCCAGCTCACCGACGCGCTGCGCCAATTGGCCAAGCAATCGCCCATGTTCGCCCATGAGGTGCAAGGGCAACGCCACGACGCCGGAGACAAATTGGGATTTCTCATTGCGACCGTCGAGTTCGCGCTCAAGAACCCGTCACTCGGACCTCCGTTTTCCGACTACCTCAAACGGTTGCGACTCCACGCCGGCGGGCCGCGTGCGTGA
- the lon gene encoding endopeptidase La has protein sequence MNEPTEQDLQNPQNIDIPDQLPLLPVRDIVVFPYMVLPLFVGREMSIKAIEAALAGNRMIFLATQKALDVENPKPDDIHSVGTVGIIMRMLKLPDERIKILVQGLAKGKVEEYIQTEPYYSVRISKVAEAKPPMPSLETEAVMRTVKEQIERIVSLGKVLIPDVMVVIENLEDPGRLADMVVSNLGLKVDITQRVLEITDPIQRLRQVSDILGQEIEVLSMQQKIQAQAKGEMDKTQREYFLREQLKAIQKELGELDERAEEIAEFRKRIKDAKMPEKVLKECEKQLKRLEKMHPDTAESATVRTYLEWMVELPWSKKSKDNLDIKAAAKVLNEDHYDLEKVKERILEYLAVRKLKDKMKGPILCFVGPPGVGKTSLGKSIARALGREFVRVSLGGVRDEAEIRGHRRTYVGALPGRIIQGIKQAGTNNPVFMMDEVDKVGMDFRGDPSAALLEVLDPEQNHAFTDHYLGVPFDLSEVMFITTANLMDPILPALRDRMEIIEIPGYTEEEKLGITQKYLIPRQLSEHGITEKHIRIAEPAIRQIISHYTREAGVRNLEREVANVMRKVAKKVAEGKGQCYTITPANLHKYLGVPKFLPESELDKDEIGVATGLAWTESGGDVLYIEATVMKGKGQLTLTGHLGDVMKESAQAALSYVRSREKSLGINPDMFSKNDLHIHVPAGAIPKDGPSAGITMATAIASALANIPARRDIAMTGEITLRGRVLPIGGLKEKILAAKRAKLSAVILPKRNKKDLEEIPKHLLKGIQFIFADTMDDVIKAALRRDHSGKPAANAKPVQRRAGREKSDRAKTPRAARAVRPASRARVSVPPASP, from the coding sequence ATGAACGAACCGACCGAACAAGACCTTCAGAATCCCCAGAACATCGACATCCCCGACCAGTTGCCGCTGCTGCCGGTCCGGGACATCGTCGTCTTCCCTTATATGGTGTTGCCGCTGTTCGTCGGCCGCGAGATGTCCATCAAGGCCATCGAAGCCGCGCTGGCCGGCAATCGCATGATTTTCCTCGCCACGCAAAAAGCCCTCGACGTGGAAAATCCCAAACCGGACGACATCCACAGCGTCGGCACCGTCGGCATCATCATGCGGATGCTGAAGCTGCCCGACGAACGCATCAAGATCCTGGTGCAGGGCCTCGCCAAGGGAAAGGTCGAAGAATACATCCAAACGGAGCCCTACTATTCCGTCCGCATCTCCAAAGTCGCCGAAGCCAAGCCGCCGATGCCCTCGCTCGAAACCGAAGCGGTCATGCGCACGGTCAAGGAGCAGATCGAGCGAATCGTGAGCCTGGGCAAGGTGCTCATTCCCGACGTCATGGTCGTCATCGAGAACCTCGAGGACCCGGGCCGCTTGGCGGACATGGTGGTCTCCAACCTCGGCCTCAAGGTGGACATCACCCAGCGCGTCCTGGAGATCACGGACCCGATCCAACGGCTGCGGCAAGTCAGCGACATCCTCGGCCAGGAGATCGAGGTCCTGTCCATGCAGCAGAAGATCCAGGCCCAGGCCAAGGGCGAAATGGACAAGACCCAGCGCGAGTATTTCCTGCGCGAGCAGCTCAAGGCGATTCAGAAAGAACTGGGCGAGCTGGACGAGCGGGCCGAGGAGATCGCGGAGTTCCGCAAGCGCATCAAAGACGCCAAGATGCCGGAGAAGGTGTTGAAGGAGTGCGAGAAGCAGTTGAAGCGGCTCGAAAAGATGCATCCGGACACGGCGGAATCGGCGACGGTGCGGACGTACCTGGAATGGATGGTCGAGTTGCCGTGGAGCAAAAAATCCAAGGACAACCTCGACATCAAGGCGGCGGCCAAAGTCCTCAACGAGGACCACTACGATCTCGAGAAGGTCAAGGAGCGCATCCTCGAATACCTGGCCGTCCGCAAACTGAAAGACAAGATGAAGGGCCCGATTCTTTGCTTCGTCGGGCCTCCCGGCGTCGGCAAGACGTCGCTCGGTAAGTCCATCGCGCGGGCGTTGGGCCGCGAGTTCGTGCGGGTGAGCCTGGGCGGCGTGCGGGACGAGGCGGAAATCCGCGGGCATCGCCGGACGTACGTCGGCGCTCTGCCGGGCCGGATCATCCAGGGCATCAAACAGGCGGGCACGAACAATCCCGTCTTCATGATGGACGAGGTCGACAAAGTCGGGATGGATTTCCGCGGCGATCCCTCCGCGGCCCTGCTCGAAGTGCTGGATCCGGAGCAGAACCATGCCTTCACGGACCACTACCTGGGCGTGCCGTTCGACTTGAGCGAGGTGATGTTTATTACGACCGCGAACTTGATGGATCCCATCCTGCCGGCGCTGCGGGACCGGATGGAGATCATCGAGATTCCCGGCTACACCGAAGAGGAGAAGTTGGGCATCACGCAGAAGTACCTGATCCCCCGGCAACTCTCCGAGCACGGCATCACGGAGAAGCACATCCGGATCGCCGAGCCGGCCATCCGCCAGATCATCTCCCACTACACCAGGGAAGCCGGCGTCCGGAACTTGGAACGGGAAGTCGCCAACGTCATGCGGAAGGTGGCGAAAAAGGTCGCCGAGGGGAAGGGTCAATGTTACACGATCACACCGGCCAACCTCCACAAGTATCTCGGCGTCCCGAAATTCCTGCCCGAGTCTGAGTTGGACAAGGATGAAATCGGGGTGGCGACGGGGCTGGCTTGGACCGAATCCGGCGGCGACGTGCTCTACATCGAGGCGACGGTGATGAAAGGGAAGGGACAGCTCACGTTGACCGGCCATCTCGGCGACGTGATGAAGGAGTCGGCTCAGGCCGCGCTCAGCTACGTCCGCTCGCGCGAGAAATCGCTGGGCATCAACCCGGACATGTTCTCGAAGAACGATCTCCACATCCATGTGCCGGCCGGCGCCATCCCCAAAGACGGGCCGTCCGCCGGCATCACCATGGCCACCGCGATCGCCTCCGCCCTCGCGAACATTCCCGCCCGCCGTGACATCGCCATGACCGGTGAGATCACGTTGCGCGGACGCGTGCTGCCGATCGGCGGGCTCAAGGAGAAGATCCTGGCCGCCAAGCGGGCCAAGCTTTCCGCGGTCATCCTGCCCAAGCGCAACAAGAAGGACCTGGAAGAGATCCCCAAGCACTTGCTGAAAGGCATTCAGTTCATCTTTGCGGACACGATGGATGACGTGATCAAGGCGGCGTTGCGGCGGGACCACTCCGGTAAGCCGGCCGCGAACGCCAAGCCCGTCCAGCGGCGAGCCGGCCGGGAGAAATCCGACCGCGCCAAGACGCCGCGGGCGGCCCGAGCCGTCCGGCCCGCTTCACGAGCCCGCGTATCCGTGCCGCCGGCCTCGCCTTAA
- the thiL gene encoding thiamine-phosphate kinase, with translation MPPGPSSQQAPLLSEFALIRSLRRRFGRTGPSVVRGIGEDAAIIRMPAGSRLLLTTDLLAEGVHFDLATTTLEDVGYRAAVANLSDIAAMGGVPRHLLVSLAIPPKRTAAEIDRLYRGFMRACRGYGVQLVGGDTSASRDGLFINITLTGSVRPDRVLTRAGARVGDLIYVTGTLGDSQAGLALLQTGDRAPASLLDKAADHVRRFLIRRHLRPSARVREGRLLAERRLASAAIDLSDGLSGDLAHLCEESRVGAELDLRAIPVSSACRSYADARRLNPVDVALSGGEDYELLFTVPPANRRKVEALAHRARFRVSCIGLITARRSGIRVKRDDGSRQPLTVTSYEHFRR, from the coding sequence ATGCCGCCCGGCCCGTCGAGCCAACAGGCTCCGCTCCTCAGTGAGTTCGCGCTGATCCGCTCTCTGCGCCGGCGCTTCGGCCGGACCGGCCCCTCCGTCGTGCGCGGCATCGGCGAAGACGCGGCGATCATCAGGATGCCGGCGGGATCCCGGCTCCTCCTGACCACCGATCTGCTCGCCGAAGGCGTCCATTTCGACCTGGCGACGACCACGCTCGAAGATGTCGGATACCGGGCGGCTGTCGCCAATCTGAGCGACATCGCGGCCATGGGCGGCGTTCCCCGGCATCTCCTCGTGTCGCTCGCTATTCCTCCCAAGCGGACGGCCGCTGAGATCGACCGGCTGTACCGGGGATTCATGCGGGCCTGCCGCGGATACGGCGTGCAACTCGTCGGCGGCGATACCTCCGCGTCGCGGGACGGACTCTTCATCAACATCACGTTGACCGGCTCCGTGCGCCCCGACCGCGTGCTCACGCGAGCCGGGGCGCGGGTGGGCGACTTGATTTACGTCACGGGGACGCTCGGCGACTCGCAGGCCGGCCTGGCCCTGTTGCAGACCGGCGACCGCGCGCCGGCTTCGCTCCTCGACAAAGCGGCCGATCATGTTCGGCGGTTCCTGATCCGCCGTCACCTCCGTCCTTCAGCCCGCGTTCGGGAAGGCCGGCTGCTTGCCGAGCGGCGGCTGGCTTCCGCGGCGATCGACCTCTCGGACGGTTTGTCCGGCGACCTCGCTCACTTGTGCGAGGAAAGCCGCGTCGGCGCGGAACTCGATCTCCGCGCCATTCCTGTGTCGAGCGCATGCCGGTCATATGCCGACGCCCGTCGCCTGAACCCGGTGGACGTGGCCCTGAGCGGCGGGGAAGACTATGAGTTACTTTTCACCGTGCCGCCGGCCAACCGCCGCAAGGTGGAAGCTCTGGCGCATCGCGCGCGTTTTCGAGTGTCCTGTATCGGCTTGATCACCGCCCGCCGATCCGGGATTCGAGTCAAGCGGGATGATGGTTCCCGGCAACCGCTGACCGTCACGAGTTACGAACATTTTCGTCGCTGA
- a CDS encoding DUF2062 domain-containing protein, whose translation MINGQLSRIRSALNQVLHLHEPPHRTALAFAIGVFIAFSPTYGLHTVMVLFCTWAFRLNFLALFVGAGINNPWTLVPILGATYWTGAVLLGLPDGPSFNWNDLSFMSIYRQVMPYAVPFFLGGTVLSVLGAAIGYPIAYYVISKHRRARAPRREEPLPRSPQVG comes from the coding sequence ATGATCAACGGGCAACTTTCGCGCATCCGGTCGGCCCTCAATCAAGTTCTTCACCTGCACGAACCGCCCCACCGGACGGCTCTGGCCTTCGCCATCGGGGTCTTCATCGCCTTCTCGCCGACCTACGGGCTTCACACCGTCATGGTGTTGTTCTGCACCTGGGCGTTCCGGCTGAACTTCCTGGCGCTCTTTGTCGGCGCCGGCATCAACAACCCGTGGACGCTGGTGCCGATTTTGGGCGCGACCTACTGGACAGGTGCCGTCCTGCTCGGCCTGCCGGATGGCCCGTCCTTCAATTGGAACGATCTCAGCTTCATGTCGATCTATCGGCAGGTCATGCCGTACGCCGTCCCGTTCTTTCTCGGAGGGACCGTGTTGAGCGTGCTGGGAGCCGCGATCGGCTACCCGATCGCCTACTATGTCATTTCGAAACATCGCCGCGCCCGCGCACCGCGGCGAGAGGAACCGTTGCCCCGCAGTCCCCAGGTCGGCTAA
- a CDS encoding HD domain-containing protein, producing the protein MKSAGRYPAKFPYDGSALIADPIHEYISFTVPYSTPDPAERTEKDLIDSPWVQRLRYIYQLQSARWVYPSAEHSRFVHSLGTMHVAGRFAKHLYPFLREVAKDAPSANYVEELLRITALVHDIGHGPFCHFFDDNFLKAFHLTHEKLGQIIIRDYLGPIIRKIRRSPSGPFAKGEELNPDQIAHLILKDKGKDFSRMPRWLTFLQPVISGSYTADNLDYVLRDSYMCGVAVGPVDLSRLIHYTIVTEKGFTIHKTGLPALQMFLNTRMYLYSNVYYHRTTRAIDIHLRDIFGETMRLIFPGDPRKRMEDYLTLTDWSLLEEVREWRKSRQAPRRRLGEEWGRILERDVKWKMAYSTVLKEKGQERGMDFPSREHFERVIQKELPAKLQKIPFRVDMAPLDPRPDPKDTRGIPLYVYDPGTRLVSTEPLEEFLDLLPTRLVQFRIYTPSHEHDAALSQAAGTVLNKAPSSIETNV; encoded by the coding sequence ATGAAGTCCGCCGGTCGCTATCCCGCCAAGTTTCCCTATGATGGATCGGCGCTGATCGCCGACCCGATTCACGAGTACATCTCCTTCACAGTCCCCTACTCGACCCCGGATCCGGCGGAACGAACGGAGAAGGACCTGATCGATTCCCCCTGGGTCCAGCGACTCCGGTACATCTATCAACTGCAAAGCGCGCGTTGGGTCTATCCGTCGGCCGAGCACAGCCGGTTCGTCCACTCGCTGGGCACCATGCACGTCGCCGGCCGGTTCGCGAAACACCTCTACCCGTTCCTGCGCGAGGTCGCCAAAGATGCGCCGTCGGCCAACTATGTCGAAGAACTGCTCCGCATCACGGCCCTGGTCCACGACATCGGCCACGGGCCGTTCTGCCATTTCTTCGACGACAACTTCCTGAAGGCCTTCCACCTGACCCACGAGAAACTGGGGCAGATCATCATCCGGGACTATCTGGGCCCGATCATCCGCAAGATTCGCCGCAGTCCGTCCGGCCCGTTCGCCAAAGGCGAGGAACTGAACCCCGATCAGATCGCCCACCTGATTCTGAAGGACAAAGGCAAAGATTTCTCCCGGATGCCGCGCTGGCTGACCTTCCTCCAGCCGGTCATCTCCGGCAGCTACACTGCGGACAATCTGGACTATGTCCTCCGCGACTCCTACATGTGCGGCGTGGCGGTCGGGCCGGTCGATCTCAGCCGGCTCATCCACTACACGATCGTCACCGAGAAAGGCTTCACCATCCACAAGACCGGCCTACCGGCCCTCCAGATGTTCCTGAACACGCGGATGTACCTCTATTCTAACGTGTACTACCACCGGACCACCAGAGCGATCGACATCCACCTGCGCGACATCTTCGGCGAGACGATGCGGCTGATCTTCCCCGGCGATCCGCGCAAACGGATGGAGGACTACCTGACTCTGACCGATTGGTCCTTGCTGGAAGAGGTGCGTGAGTGGAGGAAATCCCGGCAGGCGCCACGCCGGCGACTCGGCGAAGAATGGGGACGGATCCTCGAACGCGACGTCAAGTGGAAGATGGCGTACAGCACGGTGTTGAAAGAGAAGGGGCAGGAGCGCGGCATGGATTTCCCGAGTCGCGAGCACTTCGAGCGGGTCATCCAGAAGGAACTGCCGGCCAAGCTGCAGAAAATCCCGTTCCGGGTCGATATGGCGCCGTTGGACCCGCGACCCGACCCGAAAGACACGCGCGGCATCCCGCTCTACGTATACGATCCGGGCACACGCTTGGTGTCCACCGAACCGCTGGAGGAGTTTCTGGACCTCCTGCCCACCCGCCTCGTGCAATTCCGCATTTACACCCCCTCCCATGAGCACGATGCGGCTCTCTCCCAAGCCGCGGGGACTGTCCTCAATAAAGCCCCGTCGAGCATCGAGACGAATGTGTGA
- a CDS encoding aspartyl protease family protein, translating into MGVFSVHIRVANPADQTRWRELELIVDTGATLTKLPGELLQELRIAPQFSVPAVTSENRTVTRQVGQAWVSLDGRAGIVPVAYGDRGEPILLGATTLEILGFTVDPIEQKLVPRPLREK; encoded by the coding sequence ATGGGAGTGTTCTCCGTACATATCCGTGTCGCGAATCCTGCGGATCAAACTCGCTGGCGCGAGCTTGAGTTGATCGTGGACACCGGCGCCACCCTGACTAAACTTCCCGGCGAGCTGTTGCAGGAGCTTCGCATTGCACCCCAGTTCTCCGTTCCCGCTGTCACGTCCGAGAATCGAACGGTCACGCGCCAGGTCGGCCAAGCCTGGGTCAGTCTTGATGGACGAGCGGGAATTGTACCGGTGGCTTATGGCGATCGTGGCGAACCCATCTTACTGGGAGCCACCACCTTGGAAATCCTTGGATTCACTGTCGACCCGATTGAGCAGAAACTCGTGCCCCGTCCCCTCCGCGAAAAATAA
- a CDS encoding DUF2442 domain-containing protein: MDYHVIEARYVSGYVVKLKFRDGTEGEIDLGPELTGPVFEPLRDLEQFKRFRVDPEFHTLVWPNGADFAHEFLHDTVRVTA; encoded by the coding sequence ATGGACTACCACGTCATAGAAGCTCGGTACGTATCAGGCTATGTCGTCAAGTTGAAATTTCGTGATGGAACCGAGGGGGAAATCGATTTAGGACCCGAACTCACAGGACCAGTGTTTGAGCCGCTCAGGGATCTCGAACAGTTCAAACGGTTTCGTGTGGATCCCGAGTTTCACACCCTGGTCTGGCCGAACGGAGCGGACTTTGCCCACGAGTTCCTGCACGACACTGTCCGTGTGACTGCCTAA
- a CDS encoding ATP-binding protein: protein MVDDELTREALIEELTRLRERCRQLERAEAAHRQAEEALQSKTTQLEAIHRTMLTFLGSGNWREASACLLRVVLEQTASEYGFIGVVVEGPVLRILAHEGIVWDQTVNREFYETALRAYQAVGYLEFTRFDNLFGLAITSGQPVLANDPAADPRAGGLPPGHPPLRHFLGVPTLRGSEVVGLIGVANRPGGYTGTELSQLELLTQAVGALYDSYRRHQRESALEAQLRHMQKMEGIGQLAGGIAHDFNNLLTVINGYADDLEIEFDPDDPRLAKIVQIRRAGERATALTRRLLTFSRRQTIQPVVIDLNTVVTEMAEMLRRVIGEHIELRLDLTPDLQQVQMDPAQLHQLIMNLVLNAQDAMPQGGVLTIATANVLMDAAFAQSHPGSQVGPHVMLSIQDTGMGMDSETQVRLFEPFFTTKRPGKGTGLGLSTVYGIVKQNKGYVAVETALGQGTTFKIYFPQSSKTAQETPARDQLAAVPDRGTETVLLVEDEATIRAIARESLERHGYRVLEAANGLEALQILDTYRGPLHLLLSDVIMPGMHGPELGRHVKSLRPEIRVLYMSGYPDDVLGPRGVISSDVNFLQKPFTSRTLAGKVREVLARM from the coding sequence ATGGTCGATGACGAGTTAACAAGAGAAGCGTTGATCGAGGAACTGACTCGCTTGCGTGAACGTTGTCGCCAACTCGAACGAGCGGAAGCGGCGCATCGGCAAGCAGAGGAGGCGCTTCAGAGTAAAACCACACAACTGGAAGCGATCCATAGGACTATGCTGACCTTTCTCGGCAGTGGAAACTGGCGAGAGGCGAGCGCCTGCCTCCTGCGCGTGGTGTTGGAACAGACCGCCAGTGAGTACGGATTTATAGGGGTCGTTGTGGAGGGTCCGGTGTTACGGATCCTTGCCCACGAAGGGATCGTCTGGGATCAGACCGTCAACAGGGAATTCTATGAGACGGCTCTGCGCGCGTATCAAGCGGTCGGGTATTTGGAATTCACCCGCTTTGATAATTTGTTTGGCTTGGCCATCACAAGCGGTCAGCCTGTGCTTGCCAATGATCCGGCTGCCGATCCTCGGGCCGGCGGGCTTCCGCCCGGTCATCCGCCTCTCCGTCATTTCCTGGGCGTGCCCACGTTGCGAGGCTCGGAAGTCGTGGGGCTGATCGGAGTCGCCAACCGGCCCGGTGGATATACGGGGACGGAGTTGTCCCAGCTTGAGCTCCTGACTCAGGCCGTCGGGGCCCTTTATGATAGTTACCGCCGCCACCAGCGTGAAAGCGCATTGGAAGCACAGCTTCGCCACATGCAGAAAATGGAAGGCATCGGTCAATTGGCAGGCGGCATCGCCCATGACTTTAATAATCTTCTCACGGTCATCAACGGATACGCTGATGATTTGGAAATAGAGTTCGATCCGGACGATCCCCGTCTGGCGAAAATCGTCCAGATTCGACGCGCGGGGGAGCGGGCTACAGCTTTGACTCGTCGTCTTCTCACCTTCAGTAGGCGACAGACCATTCAACCCGTCGTCATCGATTTGAACACGGTTGTCACAGAGATGGCCGAGATGCTCAGGCGGGTGATAGGGGAACACATCGAATTGCGACTGGACCTCACTCCGGATCTTCAGCAGGTGCAAATGGACCCCGCTCAATTGCATCAACTTATTATGAACCTCGTTCTTAATGCGCAGGACGCTATGCCGCAGGGCGGCGTACTCACCATTGCGACCGCCAATGTCCTCATGGATGCGGCGTTCGCTCAAAGTCACCCCGGGAGTCAGGTCGGCCCGCATGTCATGCTGTCGATACAAGACACCGGAATGGGAATGGATTCCGAGACCCAAGTCCGTCTCTTCGAGCCCTTTTTCACCACCAAACGACCCGGAAAGGGCACTGGATTGGGTCTTTCGACAGTGTACGGGATCGTGAAACAGAACAAGGGCTACGTGGCGGTGGAGACCGCGCTCGGTCAAGGGACGACCTTCAAGATCTATTTTCCACAATCGAGCAAGACGGCACAGGAAACGCCTGCAAGAGACCAACTGGCTGCCGTTCCAGACCGAGGCACGGAAACCGTCCTCCTCGTGGAAGACGAAGCGACGATCAGAGCGATTGCGCGTGAGTCTCTGGAACGCCATGGTTATCGCGTGCTTGAAGCCGCCAACGGCCTTGAGGCGTTGCAGATCCTCGACACCTATCGAGGCCCGCTCCATCTGCTGCTCAGCGACGTGATCATGCCCGGGATGCACGGTCCGGAGCTGGGCCGGCACGTCAAGTCGCTTCGACCAGAGATCAGGGTGCTTTATATGTCGGGCTACCCGGATGATGTGCTGGGGCCTCGAGGGGTGATCTCGTCGGACGTGAACTTTCTTCAGAAACCCTTTACGTCCAGAACCTTGGCGGGCAAGGTCCGAGAAGTGTTGGCTCGCATGTAA
- a CDS encoding M23 family metallopeptidase: MSRADRLAVTSIILLASVFPVELLPNTPAPQKGSDGQYSGKQGQVIVVKVPAGEGITDVEGTFLGRRVPFFLEPRPGEPPGYVGLLGIDMQDEPGTHELAVEVRSGEQARRLSYNVLVIKEKFSVEYLKLPKDKVDLDEKALARWKAEQEQIRTALAQDSRLRLWQASFIEPVRGSKTGVFGSVRVLNGQPRSPHNGEDIGAPLGTEVVASNDGVVRLTVDHFFSGKGIFLDHGLGLYSMYFHLSEVLVRDGDLVRAGQVIGKVGATGRATGPHLHWGVKLNGARVNPYALLDLPFPRNGAAPEATPASVAVPAKE, from the coding sequence ATGTCGCGGGCCGACCGCCTGGCCGTGACCTCTATTATCCTGCTGGCCAGCGTGTTTCCGGTGGAGTTGTTGCCGAACACGCCCGCGCCGCAGAAAGGATCGGACGGCCAGTACAGCGGTAAGCAGGGGCAAGTCATCGTCGTGAAGGTGCCTGCGGGAGAAGGAATCACCGACGTGGAAGGAACGTTCCTCGGGCGCCGCGTTCCCTTCTTCCTCGAACCGCGGCCGGGCGAGCCTCCCGGTTATGTGGGATTGCTGGGCATCGACATGCAGGATGAACCGGGGACGCATGAACTGGCGGTGGAGGTTCGATCCGGCGAGCAGGCGCGCCGATTAAGCTACAACGTCCTGGTCATCAAGGAAAAATTCTCGGTCGAGTATCTGAAGTTGCCCAAGGACAAGGTGGACCTGGATGAAAAGGCCTTGGCCCGCTGGAAGGCCGAGCAGGAGCAGATTCGAACCGCGTTGGCCCAGGATTCCCGGCTCCGGCTGTGGCAGGCCTCTTTCATTGAGCCGGTGCGGGGATCGAAGACCGGGGTGTTCGGCAGCGTGCGGGTGCTCAACGGGCAACCGCGCAGTCCGCACAACGGCGAAGACATCGGCGCGCCGCTGGGCACGGAGGTCGTGGCAAGCAATGACGGGGTCGTTCGCCTTACGGTCGATCATTTCTTTTCCGGCAAGGGCATCTTTCTCGATCATGGACTGGGGCTGTATTCCATGTACTTCCACCTCTCGGAAGTGCTCGTGCGTGACGGCGATCTGGTAAGAGCCGGCCAGGTGATCGGGAAGGTCGGCGCCACCGGCCGCGCGACCGGACCGCATCTCCATTGGGGCGTCAAGCTCAACGGCGCGCGGGTCAATCCCTACGCCCTCCTCGATCTCCCGTTCCCCCGCAACGGCGCCGCTCCCGAAGCGACACCCGCCTCCGTAGCCGTTCCGGCGAAAGAATAA